In the Aulosira sp. FACHB-615 genome, one interval contains:
- a CDS encoding ribonuclease H-like domain-containing protein, translating into MTLPDFQVCDRDINDSTLSEYLKAEAIAVDTETMGLLPQRDRLCLVQLCNPEGKVTAIRIARGQTESPNLKQLLEAKNILKIFHFARFDVATLRHNLGIFVQPVFCTKIASKLARTYTNRHGLKEVVQELEQVELDKSAQSSDWGNAANLTEAQLSYAANDVRYLISVQHKLSEMLKREERWQLAQECFQVLPTIVALDLLQFKDLFEH; encoded by the coding sequence ATGACATTACCAGATTTTCAGGTTTGCGATCGCGACATTAATGACTCTACCCTCAGTGAGTACTTAAAAGCCGAGGCGATCGCAGTTGATACGGAAACTATGGGATTATTACCACAGCGCGATCGCTTGTGTCTTGTGCAGTTGTGCAACCCGGAAGGTAAAGTCACAGCCATCCGCATCGCCAGAGGACAAACAGAATCTCCCAATTTAAAACAGCTTCTCGAAGCCAAAAATATACTAAAGATATTTCACTTTGCGCGGTTTGATGTTGCTACTTTACGCCACAACTTAGGAATTTTCGTCCAGCCTGTTTTTTGTACCAAAATCGCCAGTAAATTAGCCCGGACTTATACCAACCGTCACGGACTTAAAGAGGTAGTACAAGAATTAGAACAAGTAGAACTTGATAAAAGCGCCCAGAGTTCTGACTGGGGTAATGCTGCTAATTTAACAGAAGCGCAATTAAGCTATGCTGCTAATGATGTGCGTTATTTAATTAGTGTCCAACACAAGCTGAGTGAAATGCTCAAACGAGAAGAACGTTGGCAACTCGCACAAGAATGCTTTCAAGTCTTACCAACAATTGTTGCATTAGATTTATTACAGTTCAAAGATTTATTTGAACATTGA
- a CDS encoding rhodanese-like domain-containing protein: MNNLIGGIIPQQPPVEPVSDAHVLKSRLEWGEPALTILDVRDRQTYNEGHIMGAMPMPIDELAERAVPSLDKSRDIYIYGGNDQESAQAAQVLRSAGFVHVSQLKGGLAAWKAIGGSTEGIAESRTPAGADDYNVVSRLKNHAENQQKEV; the protein is encoded by the coding sequence ATGAATAACTTAATAGGTGGTATTATTCCTCAACAGCCACCAGTTGAGCCGGTATCTGATGCTCATGTTCTTAAGTCGCGTTTGGAATGGGGCGAACCAGCTTTGACAATTTTAGATGTGCGCGATCGCCAGACCTACAACGAAGGTCACATCATGGGAGCCATGCCTATGCCCATTGATGAACTAGCAGAGCGAGCTGTACCATCTTTAGACAAAAGCCGTGATATCTATATTTACGGTGGTAATGATCAAGAATCTGCCCAAGCTGCACAAGTTCTGCGTTCTGCTGGTTTTGTGCATGTTTCTCAACTGAAGGGTGGTTTAGCTGCCTGGAAGGCGATCGGCGGCTCAACAGAAGGTATTGCGGAATCTAGAACTCCCGCAGGTGCAGATGACTATAATGTTGTCTCTCGGCTGAAAAACCACGCCGAAAATCAGCAAAAAGAAGTCTAG